A window of the Thiomicrospira microaerophila genome harbors these coding sequences:
- a CDS encoding CAP domain-containing protein → MKWWMLVIVSWFVVGCNSDSGSNQEQPAEQPAEQPAEQPNALLPDEKGVGSVAAYAPPTDSLLSYLNYLRTYAGMVPYSANTLLDRASLGHTDYQLIENQTGHVQTRTASAFFTGVSVRDRATGAGYLSPFVSENISYNKSDPLELVDDLMTAIYHRMSLLDFDRDQIGFGFRTEFDQNPQTNPVWGALTAKSGIASMERLCRSGGEAVQAGQFFYCNDQSSKIRSQTYQNALSQLRSQSQEVVFWPADGAVVPPVFYLESPDPLPECSVSGNPVSIQINPKNLADYQIDPNSFVLTEQGRDQAIPLVRILTNQTQQPDPAADDWQTDQKKWFAAFPAQRLEWGQNYRASIDYQYGGVTQTWQWTFSTPQLAQTPYRLTSNVSGTLATGSVIYVYVPPAHCGISANRYEYRVSYFRDQNPQVDVLAIDSQTYRLTLADFDQVTFEFSQSDGLQTFTRQMIITLTD, encoded by the coding sequence ATGAAGTGGTGGATGCTGGTTATTGTGTCTTGGTTTGTCGTAGGCTGTAATTCAGACTCAGGAAGTAATCAAGAGCAGCCTGCGGAACAACCTGCGGAACAACCTGCGGAACAACCGAATGCTTTGTTGCCTGATGAGAAGGGTGTTGGGTCTGTAGCGGCTTATGCACCGCCTACTGATTCTTTGTTAAGTTATCTTAACTATTTGAGAACCTATGCCGGTATGGTTCCTTATTCTGCTAACACTTTGTTGGACAGGGCGTCGCTCGGTCATACGGATTACCAGTTAATCGAAAACCAGACAGGCCATGTCCAGACAAGAACAGCCTCTGCTTTTTTTACCGGGGTGAGTGTCCGAGATCGAGCGACAGGTGCCGGTTACCTGAGTCCTTTTGTTTCAGAAAATATCAGTTATAACAAATCTGATCCATTGGAGCTGGTTGATGATTTGATGACGGCTATTTATCATCGTATGAGTCTATTGGATTTTGACCGAGATCAGATAGGGTTTGGTTTTCGAACCGAGTTTGATCAAAACCCCCAAACTAATCCTGTATGGGGGGCCTTGACGGCTAAGTCAGGCATCGCTTCAATGGAGCGCTTGTGTCGTTCAGGGGGCGAGGCGGTGCAAGCAGGTCAATTTTTCTATTGTAATGATCAATCCTCTAAGATAAGAAGCCAAACCTATCAAAATGCGCTCTCTCAGTTGAGATCACAGAGTCAGGAGGTGGTGTTTTGGCCAGCTGATGGGGCGGTGGTACCGCCCGTTTTTTATTTGGAATCCCCCGACCCCTTGCCCGAATGTTCAGTTTCTGGCAACCCTGTCTCGATTCAGATTAACCCGAAAAACCTAGCGGACTATCAGATTGATCCGAACAGTTTTGTATTGACAGAGCAGGGTCGAGATCAGGCGATTCCGCTGGTTAGAATCTTAACAAATCAAACCCAGCAACCTGACCCCGCAGCGGATGACTGGCAAACTGACCAAAAAAAATGGTTCGCTGCTTTTCCGGCTCAGCGTTTGGAATGGGGTCAGAACTACCGGGCGAGTATCGATTATCAGTATGGTGGCGTCACACAGACTTGGCAATGGACATTTAGCACCCCTCAGCTTGCGCAAACGCCCTATCGACTGACTAGTAATGTGAGTGGAACGCTTGCAACTGGTTCAGTGATTTATGTTTATGTGCCGCCAGCTCATTGCGGTATTTCGGCTAATCGCTATGAATACCGCGTGAGTTACTTTCGCGACCAGAACCCGCAGGTGGATGTGCTAGCGATTGATTCCCAAACCTACCGGCTAACTCTTGCGGACTTTGATCAAGTGACGTTTGAGTTTAGCCAGAGCGATGGGCTGCAAACCTTTACCAGGCAAATGATTATTACCTTAACGGACTAG